Proteins encoded by one window of Cannabis sativa cultivar Pink pepper isolate KNU-18-1 chromosome 4, ASM2916894v1, whole genome shotgun sequence:
- the LOC115715238 gene encoding systemin receptor SR160 — protein sequence MKPHSSTAISLLSLLVAIITLLSPQSPLAVASSSAGFSDIQKLLSFKASLPNQTVLSNWLHNQDPCTFNGVTCRGTRVSAIDLTFVYLSTNLSAVYSFLMSLDGLQSLTLKSANLTGSITPFPYGSKCSSLLTSVDLSQNSLYGPISDISYLGSCSSLKVLNLSSNSLEFSAKGSAGLKFGFQTLDLSWNKISGSNVVSWILSRGGCNEMEYLSLKGNKITGSDDGEMSFSGCKKLEHLDLSSNNISLGIPSFGDCLALKHLDISGNRFSGDVARALSSCRNLAFLNLTINLFEGPVPNVPMENLQFLLLADNKFSGGIPESLFDSCSTLLELDLSVNELVGMIPDSLTSCSSLESFDVSKNNFSGELPMAIFMKLPKLKSLALSHNRFFGKLPDSLSNLPSLESLDLSSNNFSGYIPVGLCEGLGNSLKELSLQNNLITGTIPETLSNCSNLVSLDLSFNYLTGKIPPSFGSLTKLRDVIIWLNQLNGEIPQELSKMQSLENLILDFNELTGPIPSGLSNCSNLNWISLSNNRLSGEIPAGLGRLPSLSILKLSNNSFNGSIPPELGDCKSLIWLDLNTNLLNGSIPPALFKQSGNIAVNFMTSKTYVYIKNDGSKECHGAGNLLEFAGIRPEQLNRISTRNPCNFTRVYRGSIQPTFNHDGSMIFFDLSHNMLSGSIPKEMGKMRYLLILNLGHNNLSGGIPEELGSSTSLNILDLSNNRLDGKIPQTLTQLSMLMEIDLSNNFLTGSIPESGQFETFPPYRFVNNSGLCGYPLPLCGADSGNGANSHRKKSHRLASLAGSVAMGLLISLFCILGFIIVAIETKKRRKKKESSLDVYIDSRSHSGPGHVSWNLTGTREALSIHLATFDKPLRKLTFADLLEATNGFHNDSLIGKGGFGDVYKAQLKDGSTVAIKKLIHISGQGDREFTAEMETIGKIKHRNLVPLLGYCKVGEERLLVYEYMKFGSLDDVLHDPKKSGIKLSWSARRKIAIGAARGLAFLHHNCIPHIIHRDMKSSNVLLDENLEARVSDFGMARLMSAMDTHLSVSTLAGTPGYVPPEYYQSFRCSTKGDVYSYGVVLLELLTGKQPTNSIDFGDNNLVGWVKQHAKLKISDVFDPELMKEDPNLEIELLQHLKVASACLDDRPWRRPTMIQVMAMFKEIQAGSGIDSQSTIATDDGGFGSVEMVEMSIKEGSEVSYKQ from the coding sequence ATGAAACCCCACTCTTCTACTGCCATTTCGCTACTCTCTCTCCTTGTCGCCATCATCACCTTGTTATCTCCCCAGTCACCGTTGGCGGTGGCCTCCTCCTCCGCCGGTTTTAGTGATATCCAGAAGCTGTTGAGCTTCAAAGCTTCTCTCCCCAACCAAACCGTCCTCTCCAACTGGCTACATAACCAGGACCCATGTACCTTCAATGGCGTCACTTGTCGTGGGACCAGAGTATCCGCCATAGATTTAACTTTCGTCTACTTGAGCACGAATCTAAGCGCCGTTTACTCCTTTCTCATGAGCCTCGATGGTCTTCAGTCCCTGACTCTGAAATCAGCCAACCTCACCGGCTCCATTACTCCCTTCCCTTACGGATCCAAGTGTAGCTCTCTACTCACCTCCGTAGATCTATCTCAGAACAGCTTGTATGGACCCATTTCGGATATTTCTTACTTGGGTTCTTGCTCGAGCTTGAAGGTTCTTAATCTATCTTCCAACTCGCTTGAATTTTCGGCGAAAGGCTCGGCCGGCCTCAAGTTTGGATTTCAGACTTTGGATCTTTCGTGGAATAAGATTTCAGGGTCCAACGTCGTCTCTTGGATCTTATCTCGTGGTGGGTGTAATGAGATGGAGTATTTGTCTCTCAAAGGGAACAAAATCACCGGCTCCGACGACGGTGAGATGAGCTTCTCCGGTTGTAAGAAATTAGAGCATTTAGACCTTTCGTCAAACAATATCTCACTTGGTATTCCCTCTTTTGGCGATTGTTTGGCTCTGAAACACCTCGACATCTCCGGCAACAGGTTTTCCGGCGACGTCGCCCGAGCTCTCTCCAGTTGTCGGAACCTTGCCTTCTTAAACCTCACCATCAACTTGTTCGAAGGTCCTGTTCCGAATGTCCCGATGGAAAACTTGCAGTTCCTCTTGCTTGCTGACAACAAGTTCAGTGGCGGGATTCCGGAGAGCTTGTTTGATTCCTGCTCGACTTTACTCGAGCTCGATTTGTCAGTTAACGAGCTTGTTGGGATGATCCCTGACTCACTAACCTCTTGCTCGTCTCTTGAATCGTTCGACGTTTCGAAGAACAACTTCTCCGGTGAGTTGCCCATGGCCATTTTCATGAAGCTTCCCAAGTTGAAGTCGTTGGCTCTTTCTCACAACAGATTTTTCGGGAAGCTGCCAGATTCACTGTCGAACCTCCCGAGCTTGGAATCCTTGGATCTGAGCTCCAACAATTTTTCTGGGTATATTCCAGTTGGTCTCTGTGAGGGACTTGGGAACAGTTTAAAGGAGCTTAGCCTTCAGAACAACCTTATTACGGGTACTATTCCAGAAACTTTAAGTAACTGTTCTAACCTTGTTTCTCTAGACTTGAGCTTCAATTATTTGACCGGCAAAATCCCACCAAGCTTCGGGTCCTTGACCAAGCTCAGAGACGTGATCATCTGGTTGAATCAACTTAATGGTGAAATCCCACAAGAGCTTTCCAAAATGCAGTCTTTGGAGAATCTGATTCTGGACTTTAACGAACTCACCGGGCCTATTCCTTCGGGTTTAAGCAACTGCTCTAATCTGAACTGGATTTCTTTGTCGAATAACCGGTTGAGTGGCGAGATTCCGGCAGGACTGGGCCGGCTTCCAAGTCTCTCTATACTTAAGCTGAGCAACAACTCTTTCAATGGAAGCATTCCGCCAGAGCTTGGGGACTGTAAGAGCCTGATATGGTTGGATCTCAATACTAACCTTTTGAATGGATCAATTCCTCCGGCGCTTTTCAAACAGTCTGGGAACATAGCCGTTAACTTCATGACGTCCAAGACTTATGTTTATATCAAGAACGATGGAAGCAAGGAGTGCCATGGAGCTGGAAACTTGCTCGAGTTTGCAGGAATTAGACCGGAGCAACTGAACAGAATTTCAACCAGAAACCCCTGCAACTTCACACGAGTATACAGAGGTAGTATCCAGCCAACATTTAACCATGACGGGTCCATGATTTTCTTTGACCTTTCTCATAATATGTTATCTGGAAGTATTCCCAAGGAAATGGGGAAAATGCGGTATCTTTTGATCTTGAATTTGGGCCATAATAATCTCTCCGGGGGTATCCCTGAAGAGCTGGGAAGCTCCACAAGTCTTAACATTCTCGATCTGTCAAACAACCGGCTTGATGGGAAGATTCCTCAGACTTTGACTCAGCTCTCTATGTTGATGGAGATTGATCTCTCCAACAACTTCTTAACCGGTAGTATTCCCGAGTCGGGTCAGTTTGAGACCTTCCCACCATACAGATTCGTGAACAATTCGGGACTTTGTGGCTACCCTCTTCCTCTTTGTGGTGCTGACTCTGGGAATGGTGCAAATTCTCACCGGAAGAAGTCTCACCGGCTGGCGTCTTTGGCCGGAAGTGTGGCAATGGGCCTTCTGATTTCGCTCTTCTGTATACTTGGTTTTATCATAGTTGCCATTGAAACCAAGaaaaggaggaagaagaaggaatccAGTCTTGACGTTTATATTGATAGTAGATCACATTCGGGCCCTGGTCATGTGAGCTGGAACCTAACTGGTACCCGCGAAGCCTTGAGCATTCACCTTGCAACGTTTGACAAGCCACTGAGAAAACTCACTTTTGCCGATCTCCTTGAGGCCACCAATGGCTTCCACAATGATAGCTTGATAGGAAAAGGTGGTTTTGGGGATGTGTACAAGGCCCAGCTAAAAGATGGAAGCACTGTAGCCATCAAGAAGCTGATTCATATAAGCGGACAAGGTGATAGAGAATTTACAGCTGAAATGGAAACAATTGGGAAAATTAAGCACCGGAATCTGGTTCCTTTACTTGGGTATTGTAAAGTAGGTGAAGAAAGGCTTTTGGTTTACGAGTATATGAAGTTTGGAAGCTTAGATGATGTTTTGCACGACCCAAAGAAATCTGGGATCAAGTTGAGTTGGTCTGCAAGGAGGAAGATCGCCATTGGGGCTGCCAGAGGACTGGCTTTTCTTCACCACAATTGCATCCCTCACATTATACATCGTGATATGAAATCGAGCAATGTTCTTCTTGATGAGAACTTGGAAGCTCGAGTCTCTGATTTCGGAATGGCAAGGCTAATGAGTGCAATGGACACCCATTTGAGTGTCAGCACTCTGGCCGGGACACCAGGTTATGTCCCTCCAGAGTACTATCAGAGTTTCAGATGTTCTACAAAAGGCGATGTCTATAGTTATGGTGTGGTTTTGCTCGAGCTACTTACAGGGAAGCAGCCTACGAATTCGATTGACTTTGGTGATAACAATCTTGTGGGGTGGGTAAAACAGCACGCTAAATTGAAGATCAGTGATGTTTTCGATCCAGAACTCATGAAGGAAGATCCAAACCTCGAGATTGAGCTCTTACAACACTTGAAAGTAGCCAGTGCATGCTTAGATGATCGGCCATGGCGGCGTCCAACAATGATTCAGGTAATGGCAATGTTCAAGGAAATCCAAGCAGGTTCAGGGATTGATTCTCAATCCACCATTGCCACTGATGATGGAGGTTTTGGCTCAGTTGAAATGGTAGAGATGAGCATAAAAGAAGGCTCAGAAGTAAGCTACAAGCAGTAA